A genomic stretch from Sinorhizobium terangae includes:
- the purB gene encoding adenylosuccinate lyase, translating to MIPRYSRPEMVAIWSPETKFRIWFEIEAHACDALAEIGVIPKEAAKTIWEKGGAAKFDVARIDEIEAVTKHDVIAFLTHLAEFVGPDSRFVHQGMTSSDVLDTCFNVQLVRATDLLLADLDKLLEALKRRAFEHKDTVTIGRSHGIHAEPTTFGIKLALAYAEFDRCKQRLLAAREEVATGAISGAVGTFANIDPRVEEHVAKALGLKPEPVSTQVIPRDRHAMYFATLGVIASSIERLATEIRHLQRTEVLEAEEYFSPGQKGSSAMPHKRNPVLTENLTGLARMVRAFVVPAMENVALWHERDISHSSVERMIGPDATVTLDFALARLTGVIDKLLVYPDNMMKNLNKFRGLVHSQRVLLALTQAGVSREDAYRLVQRNAMKVWEEGKDFLGELLADTEVRAALSEEQIREKFDLGYHTKHVDTIFKRVFG from the coding sequence TCGCCGGAAACGAAATTCCGCATCTGGTTCGAGATCGAGGCGCACGCCTGCGATGCCCTCGCCGAAATCGGTGTCATCCCGAAGGAAGCGGCGAAGACGATCTGGGAAAAGGGCGGCGCAGCAAAGTTCGACGTGGCCCGGATCGACGAAATCGAGGCCGTCACCAAGCACGACGTCATCGCGTTTCTCACCCATCTTGCGGAATTCGTCGGGCCGGACAGCCGTTTCGTGCATCAGGGCATGACCTCGTCGGACGTGCTCGATACCTGCTTCAACGTGCAGCTCGTTCGCGCCACAGACCTGTTGCTCGCCGACCTCGACAAGCTGCTCGAAGCGCTGAAGCGCCGTGCCTTCGAGCACAAGGACACGGTCACCATCGGCCGTTCGCACGGCATCCACGCCGAGCCCACTACCTTCGGGATCAAGCTGGCGCTTGCCTACGCGGAGTTCGATCGGTGCAAGCAGCGCCTCCTGGCCGCACGCGAAGAAGTTGCGACCGGTGCCATTTCCGGTGCTGTCGGCACCTTTGCCAATATCGATCCGCGGGTCGAGGAGCATGTCGCAAAGGCTCTCGGCCTGAAGCCGGAGCCGGTCTCGACGCAGGTCATCCCTCGCGACCGCCACGCCATGTATTTCGCGACGCTCGGTGTCATTGCCTCCTCGATCGAACGTCTTGCAACGGAAATCCGCCACCTGCAGCGCACCGAAGTGCTGGAAGCCGAGGAATACTTCTCGCCTGGCCAGAAGGGTTCCTCGGCCATGCCGCATAAGCGCAATCCGGTGCTGACGGAAAACCTGACCGGCCTTGCCCGCATGGTCCGCGCCTTCGTCGTGCCGGCCATGGAAAACGTGGCGCTCTGGCATGAGCGCGATATTTCGCACTCCTCGGTCGAACGCATGATCGGCCCGGATGCAACGGTGACGCTCGATTTCGCCCTGGCGCGACTGACCGGCGTGATCGACAAGTTGCTCGTCTATCCCGACAACATGATGAAGAACCTCAACAAGTTCCGCGGGCTCGTTCACTCCCAGCGCGTGCTGCTCGCGCTCACCCAGGCGGGCGTTTCGCGCGAGGATGCGTATCGGCTCGTTCAGCGCAATGCCATGAAGGTATGGGAAGAGGGCAAGGATTTCCTTGGGGAGCTGCTGGCCGACACTGAAGTTCGGGCCGCACTTTCGGAAGAGCAAATCCGCGAGAAATTCGATCTCGGTTACCACACCAAGCACGTCGACACGATCTTCAAGCGTGTCTTCGGCTGA
- a CDS encoding PilZ domain-containing protein, translating into MTYRDSIQRASPRTQTKITGKVTCKFGSSNGIVRDLSDEGICFQLLFDIGAQTGQEVTIQSEELGYLTGIVRWYRGDKIGIKLKLSSNTAAQISSYYKFFRP; encoded by the coding sequence ATGACTTATAGGGACAGTATTCAGCGCGCATCGCCGCGCACGCAGACGAAAATAACCGGCAAGGTTACCTGCAAATTCGGGTCGAGCAACGGGATCGTCAGAGACCTTTCCGACGAGGGTATCTGTTTCCAGCTGCTGTTCGACATCGGTGCCCAGACCGGACAGGAGGTCACGATTCAAAGTGAAGAGCTCGGCTATCTGACCGGCATTGTGCGCTGGTATCGCGGCGACAAGATCGGCATCAAACTCAAGCTCTCGTCGAATACGGCGGCGCAGATCTCATCCTACTACAAGTTCTTCCGCCCATGA
- a CDS encoding DUF2189 domain-containing protein, giving the protein MTTFHVLSGANARVSHPGIRKIGIADVFDALRLGLNDFREKPSHYVFLCLIYPIAGAVLITWSAGANMLPLLYPLASGFALIGPVAAVGLYEISRRRELGMDASWPHALRLHRSPALPSILAVAAMLFVIFVAWLLVAQALYVRIFGTVPPNSISAFWDGIVGTEEGWNLIVVGNAVGFVFAVIVLSISVVTFPLLLDRDVGAVAAVETSIRATLTNPVPVACWGLIIAAGLVIGSIPVFVGLAVIMPIFGHATWHLYRKMVEPEPAGR; this is encoded by the coding sequence ATGACAACCTTCCATGTCCTGTCGGGGGCGAATGCGAGAGTCTCGCATCCCGGAATACGAAAGATTGGCATTGCTGATGTGTTCGATGCGTTGCGTCTCGGGCTGAACGATTTTCGCGAGAAGCCGTCGCATTATGTTTTCTTGTGCTTGATATACCCGATCGCCGGTGCAGTACTGATAACCTGGAGCGCGGGCGCAAACATGCTGCCGTTGCTCTATCCGCTTGCCTCCGGCTTCGCCCTCATCGGTCCCGTCGCGGCAGTCGGCCTCTACGAGATCAGCCGGCGCCGTGAACTGGGCATGGATGCGTCATGGCCGCACGCCTTGCGGCTGCACCGTTCACCGGCGCTGCCATCGATTTTGGCGGTCGCCGCCATGCTGTTCGTTATTTTCGTTGCGTGGCTTCTGGTTGCCCAGGCGCTTTACGTCAGAATTTTCGGAACGGTTCCGCCAAATTCGATTTCGGCCTTCTGGGACGGCATTGTCGGCACGGAGGAGGGTTGGAACCTCATTGTTGTCGGAAACGCGGTCGGCTTTGTCTTCGCCGTGATCGTGCTCTCAATCAGCGTGGTCACATTCCCGTTGCTGCTTGATCGCGATGTCGGCGCCGTCGCGGCCGTCGAGACCTCGATCCGCGCGACGCTTACCAATCCGGTGCCGGTCGCCTGTTGGGGCCTCATCATCGCAGCGGGACTGGTGATCGGCTCGATTCCGGTCTTCGTTGGCCTGGCCGTTATCATGCCGATCTTTGGCCACGCCACATGGCACCTCTATCGCAAGATGGTGGAACCTGAGCCGGCCGGCCGCTGA